A portion of the Chromobacterium sp. IIBBL 290-4 genome contains these proteins:
- a CDS encoding aldo/keto reductase, whose product MQKRTLGRNGPQVSALGLGCMGMSAFYGAHDDAESLATLDMALDLGVNLLDTADMYGPYTNEQLLAKLLARRRDEVVLATKFGIVLDPANPARRGVNGHPDYVRSSCEGSLKRLGVDHIDLYYQHRVDPLIPIEETVGAMAELVQAGKVRYLGLSEASADTLRRAATVHPIHALQSEYSLWTRDPEDGVLAACREVGAGFVAYSPLGRGFLTGAIKSPDDFAPDDFRRGNPRFQGENFQRNLDLVAQVKALAAAKGCSPAQLALAWLLAQGDDIIAIPGARKQANLRDNLGALSVEMSAGDVQALDQLFAEGAVSGSRYQAEVMALLNR is encoded by the coding sequence ATGCAAAAACGCACTTTGGGCCGCAACGGCCCGCAGGTTTCGGCGCTGGGCTTGGGCTGCATGGGCATGAGCGCTTTTTACGGCGCGCACGACGATGCCGAATCGCTGGCGACGCTGGATATGGCGCTGGATCTGGGCGTCAATCTGCTCGATACCGCCGATATGTACGGGCCTTACACCAATGAGCAGTTGCTGGCCAAACTGTTGGCGCGCCGCCGCGACGAAGTGGTGCTGGCCACCAAATTCGGCATCGTGCTCGATCCGGCCAATCCGGCCCGCCGCGGCGTCAATGGGCACCCGGACTATGTGCGCAGCAGCTGCGAGGGCAGCCTGAAGCGGCTGGGCGTCGATCATATCGATCTCTATTACCAGCACCGGGTGGACCCGCTGATACCGATAGAAGAGACGGTGGGGGCGATGGCGGAACTGGTTCAGGCGGGCAAGGTGCGCTACCTGGGCCTGTCCGAGGCATCGGCCGACACTTTGCGCCGCGCAGCCACCGTGCATCCCATCCACGCGTTGCAGAGTGAATACTCGCTGTGGACCCGCGATCCGGAAGACGGCGTGCTGGCGGCGTGCCGCGAAGTGGGCGCCGGTTTTGTCGCCTACAGCCCGCTGGGCCGCGGCTTTCTGACCGGCGCCATCAAGAGCCCGGACGATTTCGCGCCGGATGATTTCCGCCGCGGCAATCCGCGTTTCCAGGGCGAGAACTTCCAGCGCAATCTCGACCTGGTGGCCCAGGTGAAAGCGCTGGCGGCGGCCAAGGGCTGCAGCCCGGCGCAACTGGCGCTGGCCTGGCTGCTGGCCCAGGGCGACGACATCATCGCCATTCCCGGCGCGCGCAAACAGGCCAATCTGCGCGATAACCTGGGCGCGCTGTCGGTGGAAATGTCCGCCGGCGATGTGCAGGCTTTGGATCAGCTATTCGCCGAAGGCGCGGTCAGCGGTTCTCGTTATCAGGCGGAAGTCATGGCGCTGCTCAACCGCTGA
- a CDS encoding ABC transporter substrate-binding protein — protein sequence MSQHVLCSARRLMLGLICLFAALPALCAPVLRVAFSSQRPPFSFYDDKQGDTGIEVDIMRAALNKMGYELKPIIVPNSRLILEVAKGKADIASAVHEHGADRPGLYLSDGMVEYDNIVIAKKKRRLSIRSLTDLMQHDFVIWQHGWQDLGEPFRAAFQPDRNGRFRANYHETANQESQCKMFWANRTELIVIDRTVFSWYRKKLEASMPTGEDLSFFPLFPQATQYPAAFRSMALRDRFNQELKALRKSGEYQRIVSRYRLAG from the coding sequence ATGAGCCAGCACGTCCTCTGCTCCGCGCGCCGGCTCATGCTTGGCCTGATCTGCCTGTTCGCCGCGCTCCCCGCGCTCTGCGCGCCGGTGCTGCGCGTGGCGTTTTCGTCGCAGCGTCCGCCGTTCTCGTTTTACGACGACAAGCAGGGCGACACCGGCATCGAGGTGGACATCATGCGCGCCGCGCTGAACAAAATGGGCTATGAGCTCAAGCCCATCATCGTGCCGAATTCCCGCTTGATCCTGGAGGTGGCCAAGGGGAAAGCCGACATCGCCTCGGCCGTCCACGAGCACGGCGCCGACCGCCCCGGCCTTTATCTGTCCGATGGCATGGTGGAGTACGACAATATCGTCATCGCCAAGAAAAAACGGCGCTTGAGCATACGTTCGCTGACCGACCTGATGCAGCATGACTTCGTGATCTGGCAGCACGGCTGGCAAGATTTGGGCGAGCCGTTCCGCGCGGCGTTTCAGCCCGACCGCAACGGCCGCTTCCGCGCCAATTACCACGAGACCGCGAATCAGGAGAGTCAATGCAAAATGTTCTGGGCCAATCGGACGGAGCTGATCGTCATCGACCGCACGGTGTTCAGCTGGTATCGCAAAAAGCTGGAGGCCAGCATGCCCACCGGCGAAGACTTGTCCTTTTTCCCGCTGTTTCCCCAGGCCACGCAATATCCGGCGGCCTTCCGCTCCATGGCCCTGCGCGACCGCTTCAACCAGGAGCTGAAGGCATTGCGCAAGAGCGGGGAGTATCAGCGCATCGTCTCGCGCTACCGGCTGGCGGGATAA
- a CDS encoding ABC transporter substrate-binding protein: MPSARALSLALIAAIAYAAPRSAGAAADDVMLSTGDFPPYTSEKLPQGGITSMIVREAFRAAGLPEPRIVFLPWKRGYSETEAGHFAAGFPYARDAKREQSFLYSEPLHLDKFSYFVRKDNAEAAAGQWQGMRLCLPLGWTSAYTDADSQAYRWKLERPATLDNCWKMLENGAVDLVSCNDFVAAYAIRQLFGAQAPFAAAAIGKDQSSALYLIISRKLPDGEALMRQFNAGLAEIKRNGRYRQLLQKAQDASAAP, from the coding sequence ATGCCCTCTGCCCGCGCCCTGAGCCTCGCGCTGATCGCCGCCATTGCTTACGCCGCCCCGCGCTCCGCCGGCGCGGCGGCGGACGATGTCATGCTGTCCACCGGCGACTTTCCGCCTTATACCAGTGAAAAGCTGCCGCAAGGCGGCATCACCAGCATGATCGTGCGCGAAGCCTTCCGCGCCGCCGGCCTGCCGGAGCCGCGCATCGTTTTTCTGCCCTGGAAGCGCGGCTATAGCGAAACCGAGGCCGGGCATTTCGCCGCCGGCTTTCCGTATGCCCGCGATGCCAAGCGCGAGCAGTCTTTCCTCTATTCCGAACCGCTGCACCTGGACAAGTTTTCCTATTTTGTCCGCAAAGACAATGCCGAGGCCGCCGCCGGGCAATGGCAGGGCATGCGGCTATGCTTGCCGCTGGGCTGGACCAGCGCCTATACCGATGCCGACAGCCAAGCCTACCGCTGGAAACTGGAACGCCCGGCCACCTTGGACAATTGCTGGAAAATGCTGGAAAACGGCGCGGTCGATCTCGTGTCGTGCAACGACTTTGTCGCCGCCTATGCCATCCGCCAGCTGTTCGGCGCACAAGCGCCCTTTGCCGCGGCGGCGATAGGCAAGGATCAGAGCAGCGCGCTTTACTTGATCATCAGCCGCAAGCTGCCTGATGGCGAGGCCTTGATGCGCCAGTTCAACGCCGGGCTGGCGGAAATCAAACGCAATGGCCGCTATCGCCAATTGCTGCAAAAGGCGCAGGACGCCTCCGCCGCCCCATGA
- a CDS encoding GGDEF domain-containing protein, translating to MTSHLPQTQGDSAEETEWLNGLVELTSQREPQAMTRRLVALLLESLPISEAKLLVCRPADAGSELSESWRGEQGGGIERMADAPRRPASAELLAWLSGGAGEALEADGGLYKALHCQQRLFGLLFVSVRQATPRLRADFISLARIYENYLGLLAEADCDRLTGLQNRRKFDQRIYQLLEAQALQSLEPSVLAMLDIDLFKHINDQFGHSVGDQVLQELAQLLLQHCRPEDGVYRVGGEEFAILLPNVGELQGEAMLQALRLKVIEHRFVHGEQLSISIGYAMTDIQLLPVQLLDQADRALYFIKSHGRNQVLGYQALADAGKVNASMPSGDIELF from the coding sequence ATGACATCTCATTTGCCGCAGACCCAGGGAGACAGCGCGGAGGAGACTGAATGGCTCAACGGCTTGGTGGAGCTGACTTCGCAGCGGGAGCCGCAAGCCATGACCCGCCGTCTGGTGGCGCTGCTGCTGGAGAGCCTGCCGATCAGCGAAGCCAAATTGCTCGTCTGCCGGCCGGCCGACGCGGGGAGCGAGTTATCGGAAAGCTGGCGCGGGGAGCAGGGCGGCGGCATCGAGCGGATGGCCGATGCGCCCAGGCGGCCGGCCAGCGCGGAATTGCTCGCCTGGTTGTCGGGCGGGGCCGGCGAAGCGCTGGAAGCGGACGGCGGCCTGTATAAGGCGCTGCATTGCCAGCAGCGTTTGTTTGGCTTGTTGTTTGTCTCCGTGCGGCAGGCGACGCCGCGTTTGCGCGCCGATTTCATCTCGCTTGCCCGGATTTACGAAAACTATCTTGGCCTGCTGGCCGAGGCCGATTGCGACCGGCTGACCGGTTTGCAGAACCGGCGCAAGTTCGATCAACGCATTTACCAGTTGCTGGAGGCGCAGGCGCTGCAAAGTCTGGAGCCCAGCGTTCTCGCGATGCTGGACATCGATCTGTTCAAGCACATCAACGATCAGTTTGGCCATTCCGTGGGCGATCAAGTCTTGCAGGAATTGGCCCAATTGCTGCTGCAACATTGCCGCCCTGAAGATGGCGTCTACCGCGTCGGCGGCGAGGAGTTCGCCATCCTGTTGCCGAATGTCGGCGAACTGCAGGGCGAGGCGATGCTGCAGGCCCTGCGGCTGAAGGTGATCGAGCATCGCTTTGTCCATGGCGAGCAGCTGTCCATCAGCATCGGCTATGCCATGACCGATATCCAGCTGCTGCCGGTGCAGCTGCTGGACCAGGCGGATCGCGCCCTGTATTTCATCAAATCCCATGGCCGCAACCAAGTGCTGGGTTATCAAGCGCTGGCCGATGCGGGCAAGGTCAATGCCTCTATGCCCAGCGGCGATATCGAGCTGTTCTGA
- a CDS encoding ATP-dependent Clp protease proteolytic subunit, producing MPRPHPELDDEPDKPAPLYRQYETQGAVRQISFYLSEEIGAAIHYTDLLYTLRTAASTDIVYLHLNTPGGNFDAGLQIINNITASPAHVVTILEARAYSMGALIFLAGDELVVHDTCQLMFHNYSSALIGKGNEQQAQVMASSKWFEKVMRHVCRPFLTDEELDRILKGEDIWLDSDNIRRRLANIQKGALATAPRPRLKKPAKPAADG from the coding sequence ATGCCCCGCCCCCACCCCGAACTGGACGACGAGCCCGACAAACCCGCCCCCCTCTACCGCCAATACGAAACCCAAGGCGCGGTGCGGCAGATTTCTTTCTACCTGTCCGAAGAAATCGGCGCCGCCATCCACTACACCGACCTCCTGTACACGCTGCGCACCGCCGCCAGCACCGACATCGTCTATCTACACCTCAACACCCCCGGCGGCAATTTCGACGCCGGCCTGCAAATCATCAACAACATCACCGCCAGCCCCGCCCACGTCGTCACCATACTGGAAGCCCGCGCCTACTCCATGGGCGCGCTGATCTTCCTGGCCGGCGACGAGCTGGTGGTGCACGACACCTGCCAGCTGATGTTCCACAACTACTCCTCGGCGCTGATCGGCAAGGGCAACGAACAGCAGGCCCAAGTGATGGCCAGCAGCAAATGGTTCGAGAAAGTGATGCGCCACGTCTGCCGCCCCTTCCTCACCGACGAAGAGCTGGACCGCATCCTCAAGGGTGAAGACATCTGGCTGGATAGCGACAACATCCGCCGCCGCCTGGCCAATATCCAAAAAGGCGCGCTGGCCACCGCGCCGCGCCCGCGCCTTAAGAAACCCGCCAAACCGGCGGCGGATGGATAA
- a CDS encoding diguanylate cyclase, which translates to MTLHTAQSILDFKNTMLGTFGYSTMAGILLLLFWWRNRQEKGLLTLGAAAMACSFGALHSVLPAFMPAWPALILDMFLLLLFHPMALIALQQMFGRRIRPWTHALVMALAMGVFIYVGHAAYAKRVMVTSSLHVFYWLWVLRLLWQERARATPYGHALAACTGVAILALAAWRGGYAALAGDANFNLSGQLFNLYTALGLFWSAFCFCLSVLCICYERVWAQLSREARQDGLTRLLNPRAFRELGNKACGQAAPLALLMIDLDHFKSVNDRFGHWAGDQVLAQLADCLRGQARRSDLLGRYGGEEFVMLLPNTQADEAALAAERLRGAIEALNPHCGAAPLPITASIGVAWIREGGRQEDIASLFARADKLLYQAKRKGRNRVEVSIDAEEALRFGETAVYPASR; encoded by the coding sequence ATGACTCTTCATACCGCGCAAAGCATTCTCGATTTCAAAAACACCATGCTTGGCACTTTCGGCTATTCCACGATGGCGGGAATATTGCTGCTGCTGTTTTGGTGGCGCAATCGGCAGGAAAAAGGGTTGCTGACGCTGGGCGCGGCGGCGATGGCATGCAGTTTCGGCGCGCTGCACAGTGTGCTGCCGGCGTTCATGCCGGCTTGGCCGGCCCTGATCTTGGACATGTTTTTGCTTCTTTTGTTCCACCCCATGGCCTTGATCGCCTTGCAGCAAATGTTCGGACGACGGATCCGTCCTTGGACCCATGCGCTGGTGATGGCGCTGGCGATGGGCGTGTTCATTTATGTTGGGCATGCGGCTTACGCCAAGCGGGTGATGGTGACTTCCAGCCTTCATGTTTTCTACTGGCTGTGGGTTTTGCGGCTGTTATGGCAGGAAAGGGCGCGCGCTACCCCATATGGCCATGCTTTGGCGGCATGCACCGGCGTGGCCATCCTGGCGCTGGCGGCGTGGCGCGGCGGTTACGCCGCCTTGGCGGGCGACGCCAATTTCAATCTGTCGGGGCAACTGTTCAATTTGTATACGGCGCTGGGGCTGTTTTGGAGTGCCTTTTGTTTTTGCCTGAGCGTGCTTTGCATTTGCTATGAGCGGGTATGGGCGCAACTGAGCCGCGAGGCGCGGCAGGATGGCCTGACCCGGCTGCTCAATCCGCGCGCGTTCCGGGAGCTTGGCAACAAGGCTTGCGGCCAAGCCGCGCCGCTGGCCTTGCTGATGATAGATCTGGACCATTTCAAGAGCGTCAACGACCGTTTTGGCCATTGGGCGGGCGATCAGGTGTTGGCGCAGCTGGCCGATTGCCTGCGCGGCCAAGCGCGGCGCAGCGATTTGCTGGGGCGTTACGGCGGCGAGGAGTTCGTCATGTTGTTGCCGAACACCCAAGCGGACGAGGCGGCGCTTGCCGCGGAGCGTCTGCGGGGGGCGATCGAGGCGCTGAATCCGCATTGCGGCGCCGCGCCGCTGCCCATCACCGCCAGCATCGGCGTAGCTTGGATCCGCGAAGGGGGACGCCAGGAGGATATTGCCAGCTTGTTCGCGCGGGCCGACAAGCTGTTGTATCAGGCCAAACGCAAGGGCCGCAACCGGGTGGAAGTTTCAATCGACGCGGAAGAAGCGCTGCGGTTCGGCGAGACCGCGGTTTATCCCGCCAGCCGGTAG
- a CDS encoding LysR family transcriptional regulator, with amino-acid sequence MPRLQHDALQSFALIARLRSFTRAAAELGVTASALSQTLRQLEAELGVPLLIRTTRQVSLTDAGEALLERLNPALDTIRQALDDVRQMQGQPAGTLRLTLPHSAAQIALYPYLGEFLRRHPALMLELDINDGLVDIVGQRFDAGIRFSDRLQAGMQAAQISRLIRFVVVATPEYLASHGTPQTPEDLLRHACIGYRFGANGPQYRWQFIEAGQPLQLALSGPLVTNDNQARLLGARGGIGLAYLAEDLIRDDIAAGRLVSVLEPYLPPAEAMYLFYPQQRRLPAKLRALIDFLRQANGIA; translated from the coding sequence ATGCCGCGCCTCCAACATGATGCCTTGCAAAGCTTCGCCCTGATCGCCCGCCTGCGCAGCTTCACCCGCGCCGCCGCCGAGCTGGGCGTCACCGCCTCCGCCTTGAGCCAGACCCTGCGCCAGCTGGAGGCAGAACTGGGCGTGCCGCTGCTGATCCGCACCACCCGCCAGGTTTCGCTCACCGACGCCGGCGAAGCGCTATTGGAGCGCTTGAATCCGGCGCTGGACACCATCCGCCAGGCGCTGGACGATGTCCGCCAAATGCAGGGCCAGCCCGCCGGCACGCTGCGGCTGACGCTGCCGCACTCGGCGGCGCAGATCGCGCTCTATCCTTATCTTGGAGAATTTCTGCGCCGGCACCCGGCCTTGATGCTGGAGCTAGACATCAACGACGGCTTGGTCGATATCGTCGGCCAGCGCTTCGACGCCGGCATCCGCTTCAGCGACCGCTTGCAAGCCGGCATGCAAGCGGCGCAAATCAGCCGATTGATCCGCTTTGTCGTGGTGGCCACGCCCGAATATCTGGCAAGCCACGGCACGCCGCAGACGCCGGAAGATTTGCTGCGTCACGCCTGCATAGGCTATCGCTTCGGCGCCAATGGCCCGCAATACCGTTGGCAATTCATCGAAGCTGGCCAGCCGCTCCAGCTGGCTTTGAGTGGGCCACTGGTCACTAACGACAACCAGGCCAGATTGCTGGGCGCGCGCGGCGGCATCGGCCTCGCCTATCTGGCGGAAGACCTGATCCGCGACGATATCGCCGCCGGCCGCCTGGTTTCCGTATTGGAACCCTATCTGCCGCCGGCCGAGGCCATGTACCTGTTCTACCCGCAGCAGCGCCGCCTGCCGGCCAAGCTGCGCGCCCTGATCGATTTCCTGCGCCAGGCCAACGGCATCGCCTGA
- a CDS encoding amino acid permease, which yields MQAGQETLHRGLEERHINLMALGATIGVGLFLGSATAIKMAGPAIMLAYGIGGLAIFMIMRALGEMAIHNPVAGSFSRYAQDYLGPLAGYLTGWNYWFLWLVTCMAEITAVGVYMGIWFPDVPSWYWVLAAMLAMGGVNLIAVKAYGEFEFWFALIKIVTIVLMIVGGFAMILFGFGNHGVATGISNLWAHGGFMPHGFSGVLMSLQMVMFAYLGVEMLGLTAGEAKNPKKALARAVDSVFWRILIFYIGALFVILAIYPWNELGTRGSPFVLTFESLGIPAAAGIINFVVLTAALSSCNSGIYSTGRMLFNLAEQKQALPVFAKVSKSGVPTPALLLSIGMLLLGVLLNYLAPKEVFTWLTAISTFGAVWTWLIILLAQLRFRRGLSAEQLASISHRMPLWPYGSYLTLGFLALVIGLMAYFPDTRVALIVGPGWLVFLVAVYYLLGYHKQDAAWRLAQQGR from the coding sequence ATGCAAGCAGGGCAAGAAACCTTGCACCGAGGGCTGGAGGAGAGGCACATCAATCTGATGGCGCTGGGCGCCACCATAGGCGTCGGCCTGTTTCTGGGCTCGGCCACCGCCATCAAGATGGCCGGGCCAGCCATCATGCTGGCCTACGGCATAGGCGGCCTGGCCATTTTCATGATCATGCGCGCGCTGGGCGAAATGGCCATCCACAACCCGGTGGCCGGCTCCTTCAGCCGCTACGCCCAGGATTATCTCGGCCCCTTGGCCGGCTATCTCACCGGCTGGAACTACTGGTTTCTGTGGCTGGTGACCTGCATGGCGGAAATCACCGCCGTCGGCGTCTATATGGGCATCTGGTTTCCCGACGTGCCGTCCTGGTACTGGGTGCTGGCGGCGATGCTGGCGATGGGCGGCGTCAATCTGATCGCGGTGAAGGCCTACGGCGAATTCGAATTCTGGTTCGCGCTGATCAAGATCGTCACCATCGTGTTGATGATCGTCGGCGGCTTCGCCATGATCCTCTTCGGCTTCGGCAACCACGGCGTCGCCACCGGCATTTCCAATCTGTGGGCGCACGGCGGCTTCATGCCGCATGGCTTCTCCGGCGTGCTGATGTCGCTGCAGATGGTGATGTTCGCCTACCTGGGCGTGGAAATGCTGGGCCTGACCGCGGGCGAAGCCAAGAACCCGAAAAAGGCGCTGGCGCGAGCGGTGGATTCCGTCTTCTGGCGCATCCTGATTTTTTACATCGGCGCCTTGTTCGTGATCCTGGCCATCTATCCGTGGAACGAGCTGGGCACCCGCGGCAGCCCCTTCGTGCTCACTTTCGAGAGCCTGGGCATTCCCGCCGCCGCCGGCATCATCAATTTCGTGGTGCTGACTGCCGCGCTGTCGTCGTGCAATAGCGGCATCTACAGCACTGGCCGGATGCTGTTCAACCTGGCGGAGCAGAAACAGGCGCTGCCCGTGTTCGCCAAAGTCTCGAAAAGCGGCGTGCCGACGCCGGCCTTGCTGCTGTCCATCGGCATGCTGCTGCTGGGCGTGCTGCTGAATTATCTGGCGCCCAAGGAAGTGTTCACCTGGCTGACCGCCATCTCCACTTTCGGCGCGGTCTGGACCTGGCTGATCATCCTGCTGGCGCAGTTGCGCTTCCGCCGCGGCTTGTCCGCCGAGCAGCTGGCTTCCATCAGCCACCGCATGCCTTTGTGGCCGTATGGCTCCTACCTGACGCTGGGCTTCCTGGCGCTGGTGATAGGCTTGATGGCCTACTTCCCGGACACCCGCGTGGCGCTGATCGTCGGTCCGGGCTGGCTGGTGTTCCTGGTGGCGGTTTACTACCTGCTGGGCTATCACAAGCAGGATGCCGCCTGGAGGCTGGCGCAGCAGGGGCGCTAA
- a CDS encoding IS256 family transposase, producing the protein MSSKKHDVPDTLLDSLLADYQKPEDLIGENGLLKQLTKLLVEKALDAEMAAHLGHSKHEPVLNPAGNTRNGKSRKTLKGEFGELPIEVPRDRQGTFEPQLIPKHQTRWTGFDDKVISLYARGMTVREIQAHLEEMYGTEVSPSLISSITDSVTEEVKAWQARPLDSLYPIIYLDCIHVKVREGAVRVKAVYLAIGITLAGEKEVLGMWLAQTEGAKFWLQVVTELRNRGVQDIFIACVDGLKGFPEAIEAVFPKAAVQLCIVHMVRHSLNYVSWKRRAEVAADLKRIYQSATLDEAEQRLGEFEAKWDDEYLPIGQSWRRNWARLTPFFDYPPEIRKVIYTTNAIESVNMSLRKLTKNRGSFPSDEALLKLFYLALRNISQKWTMPIRDWKAALTRFTIQFEERIPQA; encoded by the coding sequence ATGAGCTCAAAGAAACACGACGTACCTGACACACTACTGGACAGCTTGCTGGCCGACTATCAGAAGCCCGAAGACCTCATCGGTGAGAACGGCCTACTCAAGCAACTGACCAAGCTGCTGGTCGAGAAAGCACTGGATGCTGAGATGGCCGCACACCTCGGCCATAGCAAACACGAGCCGGTGCTCAATCCAGCCGGCAACACCCGGAACGGCAAGAGCCGCAAGACCCTCAAGGGCGAGTTCGGCGAATTGCCTATCGAAGTGCCACGAGACCGCCAGGGTACCTTCGAGCCGCAACTCATTCCCAAGCACCAGACCCGCTGGACCGGCTTCGACGACAAAGTCATCTCGCTTTACGCCCGTGGTATGACTGTTCGGGAAATCCAGGCCCATCTGGAAGAGATGTACGGCACCGAGGTCTCGCCCAGCCTGATCTCCTCCATCACCGATTCCGTCACAGAAGAGGTCAAGGCGTGGCAGGCTCGCCCCCTGGACTCGCTCTATCCGATCATCTACCTCGACTGCATCCACGTGAAAGTACGTGAGGGAGCTGTACGTGTGAAAGCCGTCTATCTCGCCATCGGTATTACCCTGGCTGGAGAGAAGGAGGTTCTGGGGATGTGGCTGGCTCAGACGGAAGGAGCCAAGTTTTGGCTTCAGGTCGTGACCGAGCTGCGTAACCGGGGCGTACAGGACATCTTTATCGCCTGCGTCGATGGTCTGAAGGGTTTCCCGGAAGCGATCGAGGCGGTCTTCCCGAAAGCAGCGGTGCAGTTGTGCATCGTGCACATGGTGCGACACAGCCTGAACTACGTGTCGTGGAAGCGGCGTGCTGAAGTAGCCGCCGACCTGAAGCGAATCTACCAATCGGCCACCCTCGACGAAGCTGAGCAGCGGCTAGGTGAGTTTGAGGCCAAGTGGGATGACGAGTATTTGCCAATTGGTCAGTCCTGGCGGCGCAACTGGGCTCGGTTGACGCCATTCTTCGACTACCCGCCGGAGATCAGGAAAGTGATCTACACCACTAATGCCATCGAGTCGGTGAATATGAGTCTGCGAAAGCTGACCAAGAATCGGGGCTCGTTCCCGAGTGATGAGGCATTGCTGAAACTGTTCTATCTGGCGCTAAGGAACATCAGTCAGAAGTGGACCATGCCGATTCGGGATTGGAAGGCAGCGCTGACTCGCTTTACCATTCAGTTCGAGGAACGCATTCCACAGGCGTAA